A stretch of DNA from Carya illinoinensis cultivar Pawnee chromosome 12, C.illinoinensisPawnee_v1, whole genome shotgun sequence:
TTTTACAGCACCCATTGGGAGTGCTCTAAGGCGTGATAAGCATAATATTgatttccaaaaatattttttttcattttaaatttgtataatattttaaataaatttctattCGAGTGCGTAACTTGTGAAATTATCTAAAATGTGTCACATATTCCAATATTGGTATGATTGAAGATGATGAAACTAACTTAATTAGGCTGGTTTGGAAGCTGAAAGAACTCCTCAAGAACAAGATTACAAATAATGGACCCGAGTTTTAtcgacataaaaaataaaagtactgGATCTACAAGAACTtaagtaatataatttaatttaaaaaaaaaaatctaaatattacaaatcaagttttatcatttaaatgacGTGAATGTTGATTTTACACTTTACTTATTTAATTCAAATATTTCATAAacttaaaaaacttaaaattcattttcacaCGTATTACTATCCACTCGGTGGCAGCTTTCATCCGTTTACCATTAGcattacttatttatttgtttacctTGACtggcaattgttttttttatcaaagCAAAAGTGTTTAGAGGAAGTTTGGTCGTCGGCATCAAGGCAAAAAGTAAGAGGGAATTTGGTCGTTGGCATCGAGGTTTTGAGTATGTCTCATACCAGCCAGTATGGCTGGTATTTACCGTGACAGGCAGTGATCCAAAATTagtaaatttttgtaattaatgtaaaaatttttaattttttataattttcaattctcacatctgaaattatttaaaatgtgtCACATATTCAATTGGTATAGCTCAAGATGATAAAACTAACTATTGGTATAGCCGAAGATgataaaactaatttaattagGTTTAATTAGATGgtttggaagaaaaaagaacttTCTCAAGAACAAGAATACAAATAATTGACCTGATTTTGATCgacaaaataaataagagtATTGTAAACCTCAACAACACATATTGCTTacgtaatataatttaatttaaaagataaattttaaaatttgaatattataaataaaatgttactatttaaataacgtagatattatattctataaatcgacttgataataaaataactcaataattaatattgtatatataaaaattcagaATCCAAACTATTTCATCTATCAAATCATGTATCCTTTCATCTATGGCCGTGAACGAACTCGCTTGTCAAAGAGTTCAAAACAGGAACATCAAACATGTTTGAGGCCTGGACGGACATAAAATTCAGTCAACGAAGTGGTAAAGTGAGAGAAGCAGCGTTCCACGCTTGGATGCAGACTTTTAAGAATCTCTTGGTTAAGAAAACACGTACGCAAACGCATTCAAGTCAGGGAGAAAAGGTCAATATGTTTATTACTTAAGCCCCTAATTGATAGGATAGTCAGCAATTTAAAATTCTGTTGTCCTTGTAATAAGAGGGCAGAATCAAGGGCATTTTAGTAAGAATCCCTCTATATATACGTGCATTGATCGATTCAATACCAGTTGGTTTACAAGTTGTAGCCGCTGCTGCCCGCAGGGTCCCTTCATTCTTCGATCTCCATAATTCCCACTTTCTTGTAATCTCTGTTTCTGATTAACTTTCTCTCTATCTCTGTTTCTCGATCTCTCGATCTCCGTCTCCATGAATATCGGTTCCACGCTTCCTGCTCAAAATATCCATCTCTTTCGGGCCAGACGTGCCAGCTTCATACGCCGGATGTCTCGGCTAAACCCTTCGGCAAGACCGGTGGCAGCTTCTTCCATGTTGACGACTGAAAAACCGGAAACATCGACCGAGTTTACTCGGTTACACCTGGCCAACCTAGAGAGACTGCTCCAGACGTCAGCCCCACCGAGCCAACTTGACACGCAACCTCCGCAGAAGGATTCGAGTAATTATGGGTCGATGGAAAACAAGGGGAAAAGTCCACTAGAAGGGCTTAACTTGGCCAGGCTCTGGTCGGAGGTGAAGGCAGCCGAGGAAATGTCGCCGCGGCACCTCAACCGGCTCCAGCGACTCCTATCAAAGACGAACGAATACTCTCCCAGAAACAATCTCGGCAGCAAATGGCGCGAATATCACGGCAGCAACCACTGGAAAGGCCTTCTGGACCCTCTCGACGAGAATCTCCGTCGTGAGGTTATCAGGTACGGCGAGTTCGTTCAAGCTGCTTACCATTCTTTCCACTCCAACCCCGCCATGCCGACTGAGGAGCCGCCTCAGCAACGCCACGTGGCTTTGCCCGATAGGTCTTATAAAGTAACGAAGAGTTTGTATGCCACGTCATCCATCAGATTACCTGACATGGCGCCGGATTGGATGACTCAACGGTCCAGCTGGATAGGTTACGTTGCGGTTTGCGACAACAACAGAGAGATCCAACGAATGGGACGTAGGGATATCGTCATTGCACTCCGTGGTACCGCCACGTGTCTAGAGTGGGCCGAGAATGTTAGAGCCCAACTTGTTGAAATCcctgaaaataataataataataacaaaaccGATGCGAACCCAGCTCAAGGACATTCCAATTCCAAAGTGGAATGCGGGTTCTTGAGTCTGTACAAAACCCCCGGAACCCATGTTCCAAGCCTATCAGAGTCCGTGGTCGAAGAGGTGCGTAGGCTGATAGATCTATACAAAGGCGAGGCTCTAAGCATTACAATCACAGGCCACAGCTTAGGTGCGGCCTTGGCTGTACTCGTTGCCGATGAAATCAGTACATGTACAGCCTCAAGTCAGACGCCACCGGTCGCAGTCTTTTCCTTTGGTGGGCCTCGTGTTGGCAACAGAGCCTTTGCCAGCCGCATTGATGCCCAAAATGTCAAGGTGTTGCGAATTGTTAACTCTCAAGACGTGATCACTAGGATCCCTGGTGTCTTTGTTGGAGAAGAGCTCAACCAAAAGCTAAGGAACACAAGTATTGTCGGACAGATGCTCGACATGCTTGAAAAAAACATGCCATTGGCATACTCCCACGTCGGAACAGAATTGCGGGTCGACACGAAAATGTCGCCGTATCTAAAGCCGAATGCTGACATGGCATGCTGTCATGACTTGGAGGCATACTTGCACTTGGTAGATGGGTTCTTAGCATCCAATTGTCCATTTAGGGCAAATGCTAAAAGGAATTTAGGGAGGTTGCTAAAAGATCAGGGATCTAATGTGAAGAAATTATATACAAGTAAGGCATTAACTTTAAACCTTGAAAGAGATGGACTGCCCATGTCTAGTTGCTTGCCTAGTCCATCTTGATGTTTGGTTCATTGTAAGATGAGTCGAATGacatattatttcattattatttcatttatttcacAATCTCAACATCGATGTTACTGAACTATGTTGGATGGTCTGTATTTTGGTAAAGCACGAAATCAgactttttgaacttttttttcttcaataaagCATCATTTGTTTATAGAAATTGATTTTTCCACCAAAATATAAgctcattatttaaattaaaagttatttattccaggcaaaataaagaaataaataaagctACAGTCCTATATGAAAATTGAAGTCGCTTATACTATACGTCATctacatgacataatttgatttataaattttaaattttaaaatttatccttaaaattaaattatgctatataAATAGTATGCGGTATAAAgacattcaaataaaataatttatttatatatttcagtGCTGAACAAAAAAAGAGATTGGGGAAGTTTGGATCTCAAACTCTtcttaactcattttatctaattattataatttttttaaattttaacataaaatataataaataatttaattttttaaaattttaaaataataataataatattttatttaatttttaattttaattttaatttaattcgaCTCACTCAACGTACAAACAAAACAGTATATTAGAAGGcttcaactcaattcaattcatctaAATGCTCGTCATTAGTGCATGGTTGTTAGGAGAGATATTTTCAAAACCCTGCGTTTGTTAATCCAACGTCACCGCGTAAAACGCTTAGAAGGCTTCAATTCATTGGAAGTGGACTAGACTCTACCTGACCACTTGTTGAGTACGCAATCAATAAATAGACTTGTTCGAAATTACGAAAGAGTCTCTGattttgctttctttgtttaaagcaaaaatatagttgcaagtataattgtgtattaatctgtgcactaatgtgatgtgattggtcaaaaagtagattttattaaaaacagtgttaatttaaattttaagtatgaatgaatcagtattggtacacagattagtacgcgactgtgcttgtatatagcaaaacttttGTTTAAAAGTAAAACCCCAGAATGTCGTCGAAGGTGCGTTAACACCATAAAGATATCCATCATCGACTGCCGGCCACTTCAACAAATAATAAAGGTCTCGTACTCGTGCTGGACCCCCTACTTGGTACTTATCTTGCGTTGAGCGGTTGAGGAAACTTCCTcagaatctttttatttttactatcaCCGTTGCAAAAggtaattataattaaaaaaatattagtatgcCGTCGGAGTGTCCTCATTTACTTTGATTGctaatgtatttatttattttatttaataattaatgtaGTGGttttttgtgtattaatatattttttattttttaaaaaaatttaaaaatataaaaaagaagaaaaaaataaacaaacaatttTGTGCTACGCAGCACACCCAATGATCATTGTTGGCCTGCAGCCTAGCACTattcttataattaatattaatgttagaTAAGTAATGTCACATATAATCATAGAATGTACAAGTGCCgtataatcgttttaaaaaataataaagtctattattaaaaaattattttttcgtgtaaattttatatttatttattttttcaaaataattacgcgATATTTGCGCATTTACGActacaatatcatttctcatattaatACGCTTTTAAGAACAATAAGTTTTGcatattcttttgaaaaaagagtAGTATTTTTATGCCGTTTAGGTTTGACTACTTGTGCCCTTATtggaaattgtatttttttttttccttttccttttaaactttttttgaacatttttaaatattttaaaaaatacactaacagtcatttctttaaccattaaatatatatatataaggtacAATAAAATGCATGAGCAGCCAAATTAAATGGGCAGACTCAAGCGAGatagtatcattttcttttgaaaaatagtggattcatttattaaaaaattaattttttatgttgttgaatccaagatttcaagttttgtgtaattatatatttacacatggattttgatgataacaaatgaattcaaagaataaagaagtctcaaactcaagttatctacacaatggagtcaagcacatcaaggaaacaagcatgagcaagaagggaacaagttcacattaaaattatagagtaatgttgtaaatctcttcaaaattcgaaattatgattaatgctcaaaattagctcaaaattaatattttatcataaagcattaaaatacattttccacatgtgcatgaatattttt
This window harbors:
- the LOC122288851 gene encoding phospholipase A1-Ibeta2, chloroplastic, with the protein product MNIGSTLPAQNIHLFRARRASFIRRMSRLNPSARPVAASSMLTTEKPETSTEFTRLHLANLERLLQTSAPPSQLDTQPPQKDSSNYGSMENKGKSPLEGLNLARLWSEVKAAEEMSPRHLNRLQRLLSKTNEYSPRNNLGSKWREYHGSNHWKGLLDPLDENLRREVIRYGEFVQAAYHSFHSNPAMPTEEPPQQRHVALPDRSYKVTKSLYATSSIRLPDMAPDWMTQRSSWIGYVAVCDNNREIQRMGRRDIVIALRGTATCLEWAENVRAQLVEIPENNNNNNKTDANPAQGHSNSKVECGFLSLYKTPGTHVPSLSESVVEEVRRLIDLYKGEALSITITGHSLGAALAVLVADEISTCTASSQTPPVAVFSFGGPRVGNRAFASRIDAQNVKVLRIVNSQDVITRIPGVFVGEELNQKLRNTSIVGQMLDMLEKNMPLAYSHVGTELRVDTKMSPYLKPNADMACCHDLEAYLHLVDGFLASNCPFRANAKRNLGRLLKDQGSNVKKLYTSKALTLNLERDGLPMSSCLPSPS